A stretch of Saccharothrix texasensis DNA encodes these proteins:
- a CDS encoding lectin-like domain-containing protein, with translation MTGHLDDSALRDGDRAAMRSLGRVGVRLRGVLCTLARRGVAVRRDDPRRARQILDALAPWPFYKGGQFLFDLLEWEDFMIDGEPPPILSRAELGALLDLPVRWVDTAVTAVDHLPGPLRHIGANPQLRWLTATAQSTLRGVVRGLTEVLTPPPDAPAAGAATDDEALPPLEGGFYLYEDVVLGLFDLVVGRLPHSAEPEAETETEPEPEPEREADREPDPGLEPEAHPQSPSPSPEEPGQEHDAEGSAMTTSRQPAPTTSTPSTQVFPIEETFRATRVADLAHDWTLRGDATLTGDDGLQLTPAANDKAGTALLNTPFPSSAGVAIDFDFHCAGGDGDGFAVYLIDGAHDTDVGGYGGGLGYGPGPAGAGVSKGWVGLGFDRHGNFSTTWGGPTTDNVAKPNRIVLRGSGDRAAGFNFITGAPAPGGVTAVWADRAHVQVVIVNAVVTVRVTRGDTITTVFDGVDLKLAQGQAAMPETFKLGLSASTGAAISRHCVRNLVVALPAAMPLTVDGAAEAPAGSQVDFTVTVRNDGPNDVPDAVVTGTLDPALPDVGISVAQTGGGGAGTVPGSAGLGVFQQPLDLPVGSTATITLTGTVDREATGKVRCAATIESPTRGNTAPDKSDAHDTRLTEHILEDDLRVCQHAAVSVAPGAEGHVAFSVENPDGNPVDLASAELVFDAPTGFEWTGTITFTYYNAGGQSKGSGKAKLKPTLENGDTRLRLTGLQKLQATKGYVLTYALGIRAKADARPGRHTDGKVVLGDSRPLRLTATVQGAAQPQTFTNDDLALPVVQPALLEVKQGESGFMAVTVGFEKAAGQDLNSLDQVFRAPSGSRWNGFVSYSYYSGGQTTQGGHGDVKHQLTGNGAVLKITGMPALKVSKGLYLTYVLGLTADEDAATGPHDDGKAEIGDARPLALHTLVMDKTEPSRCNR, from the coding sequence GTGACCGGCCACCTCGACGACTCCGCCCTGCGCGACGGCGACCGGGCCGCGATGCGTTCCCTGGGCCGGGTCGGCGTCCGGCTGCGCGGGGTGCTGTGCACCCTGGCCCGGCGCGGTGTCGCGGTCCGGCGGGACGACCCGCGGCGGGCCAGGCAGATCCTCGACGCCCTCGCGCCCTGGCCGTTCTACAAGGGCGGCCAGTTCCTGTTCGACCTGCTCGAGTGGGAGGACTTCATGATCGACGGCGAGCCGCCGCCGATCCTGTCCCGCGCGGAGCTCGGCGCCCTGCTGGACCTGCCGGTGCGCTGGGTGGACACCGCGGTCACCGCGGTCGACCACCTGCCGGGCCCGCTGCGGCACATCGGCGCGAACCCTCAGCTGCGGTGGTTGACCGCCACCGCCCAGTCGACCCTGCGCGGGGTGGTGCGCGGACTGACCGAGGTGCTCACCCCACCGCCGGACGCACCCGCTGCCGGCGCTGCCACCGACGACGAAGCCCTGCCGCCCCTGGAGGGCGGCTTCTACCTCTACGAGGACGTCGTCCTCGGCCTGTTCGACCTCGTCGTCGGCCGCCTGCCCCACTCGGCCGAGCCCGAAGCCGAAACCGAAACCGAGCCCGAGCCCGAGCCCGAGCGCGAAGCCGATCGCGAACCGGACCCCGGGCTCGAACCCGAAGCCCATCCCCAGTCCCCGTCCCCGTCACCGGAGGAGCCCGGCCAGGAACACGACGCCGAAGGAAGTGCCATGACCACCAGCCGACAACCCGCGCCGACCACGAGCACACCCTCCACCCAGGTCTTCCCGATCGAGGAGACGTTCCGGGCCACCCGGGTCGCAGACCTCGCCCACGACTGGACGTTGCGCGGTGACGCCACCCTCACGGGTGACGACGGCCTGCAGCTGACACCCGCCGCGAACGACAAGGCCGGCACGGCGTTGCTGAACACCCCGTTCCCCTCCTCGGCCGGTGTCGCCATCGATTTCGACTTCCACTGCGCCGGCGGTGACGGCGACGGTTTCGCCGTCTACCTCATCGACGGCGCCCACGACACGGACGTCGGCGGCTACGGCGGCGGGCTCGGGTACGGCCCCGGCCCCGCGGGCGCGGGGGTCAGCAAGGGCTGGGTCGGCCTGGGCTTCGACCGGCACGGCAACTTCTCCACCACCTGGGGCGGGCCCACCACCGACAACGTGGCCAAGCCGAACCGGATCGTGCTGCGCGGCTCCGGCGACCGCGCCGCCGGGTTCAACTTCATCACCGGCGCGCCCGCCCCCGGTGGCGTGACCGCGGTCTGGGCGGACCGGGCGCACGTCCAGGTCGTGATCGTCAACGCCGTGGTGACCGTGCGCGTGACCCGAGGTGACACGATCACCACCGTGTTCGACGGGGTCGACCTCAAGCTGGCCCAGGGCCAGGCGGCGATGCCGGAGACGTTCAAGCTCGGCCTGTCCGCGAGCACCGGCGCGGCGATCTCCCGGCACTGCGTGCGCAACCTCGTGGTGGCCCTGCCCGCCGCGATGCCGCTCACCGTCGACGGAGCGGCCGAAGCGCCGGCGGGCAGCCAGGTCGACTTCACGGTCACCGTCCGCAACGACGGCCCCAACGACGTGCCCGACGCCGTGGTGACCGGCACCCTCGACCCGGCGCTGCCGGACGTGGGCATCTCGGTCGCCCAGACCGGCGGCGGCGGCGCGGGCACGGTTCCGGGCAGCGCCGGCCTCGGGGTCTTCCAGCAGCCGCTCGACCTGCCGGTCGGCAGCACCGCCACGATCACCCTCACCGGCACCGTCGACCGGGAGGCCACCGGCAAGGTCAGGTGCGCGGCGACGATCGAGTCACCCACGCGCGGCAACACCGCGCCGGACAAGTCGGATGCGCACGACACGCGGCTGACCGAGCACATCCTCGAGGACGACCTGCGGGTGTGCCAGCACGCGGCGGTGTCGGTCGCGCCGGGAGCCGAGGGGCACGTCGCCTTCAGCGTGGAGAACCCGGACGGCAACCCCGTCGACCTGGCGAGCGCCGAGCTGGTGTTCGACGCGCCGACCGGGTTCGAGTGGACCGGCACGATCACGTTCACCTACTACAACGCCGGCGGCCAGAGCAAGGGCAGCGGGAAGGCGAAGCTCAAGCCCACCCTGGAGAACGGCGACACCCGCCTGCGGCTGACCGGGTTGCAGAAGTTGCAGGCCACCAAGGGCTACGTGCTCACCTACGCCCTGGGCATCAGGGCGAAGGCGGACGCGCGGCCCGGCCGGCACACCGACGGCAAGGTCGTCCTCGGCGACTCCCGGCCGCTGCGCCTGACCGCCACCGTGCAGGGCGCCGCACAACCGCAGACGTTCACCAACGACGACCTCGCGCTGCCCGTCGTCCAACCGGCCCTGCTGGAGGTCAAGCAGGGCGAATCCGGGTTCATGGCGGTCACCGTCGGTTTCGAGAAGGCGGCCGGTCAGGACCTGAACAGCCTCGACCAGGTGTTCCGCGCCCCGTCCGGGTCCCGGTGGAACGGTTTCGTCTCGTACTCCTACTACAGCGGCGGCCAGACCACTCAGGGCGGTCACGGCGACGTCAAGCACCAGCTCACCGGGAACGGCGCGGTCCTGAAGATCACCGGCATGCCCGCGCTCAAGGTGTCCAAGGGCCTGTACCTGACCTACGTCCTCGGCCTCACCGCGGACGAGGACGCCGCGACCGGCCCGCACGACGACGGCAAGGCCGAGATCGGCGACGCCCGGCCGCTCGCCCTGCACACCCTCGTGATGGACAAGACCGAGCCCTCCCGCTGCAACCGCTGA
- a CDS encoding polyprenyl synthetase family protein, which translates to MTTDTAPYTGTRLLAETVTALSERAPAIVAAAAEELREIRLGLHFHDGSRATLTARHSRLLVEPDLVGEPDVEVAFDDRAMNLVFDAQRPPVEQVLPQSLDVRGPRDRVLAVWRAFVLLSQRASGLRFVQQLWRDYREQAPRLWGATTGGSAPRSSPHGDTPTGWHAVDFLADRRPLDPGEQTTIGGTVNAEPRLLWDGRRSTGWWEVKPVDDADLVETMRACRARANREIDLLLPDREPKADLYDLMRSYPTRQGKGLRPTLVFAACAAFGEKPENAVRAAAALELFHNGFLVHDDIADESTHRRGLPTMNTEFGNGLAVNTGDGLNLLAVDAVLANLETLGLARTLGLIQEVMHMCRESIEGQAVELGWIHRRVVPTRDEDYFTMSTKKTGWYTCISPCRMGAVCAGITDPDVLGRFDEAFRLIGIAFQIQDDILNLVGDEALYGKEALGDLLEGKRTVMLIHLFRHAGERERARLSQLLHQRRVDKSQDNAEEMLAAMREHGSIEYATDLADRLAAEGIARFERDLAIIPENEGKAVLRQIAHYVTTRPL; encoded by the coding sequence ATGACGACTGACACCGCCCCGTACACCGGCACGCGGCTGCTGGCCGAGACCGTGACCGCCCTGTCGGAACGCGCGCCCGCCATCGTGGCCGCCGCCGCCGAGGAGCTGCGTGAGATCCGGCTGGGGCTGCACTTCCACGACGGCAGCCGGGCGACCCTGACCGCCCGCCACAGCCGCCTGCTGGTCGAACCCGACCTGGTCGGCGAACCGGACGTCGAGGTGGCCTTCGACGACCGGGCGATGAACCTGGTCTTCGACGCCCAGCGCCCGCCGGTGGAGCAGGTGTTGCCGCAGAGCCTGGACGTGCGCGGGCCCCGCGACCGCGTGCTGGCGGTGTGGCGCGCGTTCGTGCTGCTGTCCCAGCGCGCCTCCGGTCTGCGGTTCGTGCAGCAGCTGTGGCGCGACTACCGCGAACAGGCCCCCCGCCTGTGGGGTGCGACCACCGGCGGTTCGGCGCCGCGCTCCTCACCGCACGGCGACACGCCGACCGGCTGGCACGCCGTCGACTTCCTCGCCGACCGCCGGCCGCTCGACCCCGGTGAGCAGACGACCATCGGCGGCACCGTGAACGCCGAGCCCAGGCTGCTGTGGGACGGCCGCCGCAGCACCGGCTGGTGGGAGGTGAAGCCGGTCGACGACGCGGACCTGGTGGAGACCATGCGGGCCTGCCGCGCGCGGGCCAACCGGGAGATCGACCTGCTGCTGCCCGACCGGGAGCCGAAAGCGGACCTGTACGACCTGATGCGGTCCTACCCCACCCGCCAGGGCAAGGGCCTGCGCCCGACGCTGGTGTTCGCCGCCTGCGCGGCCTTCGGCGAGAAGCCCGAGAACGCGGTGCGGGCCGCCGCCGCGCTCGAGCTGTTCCACAACGGCTTCCTGGTGCACGACGACATCGCCGACGAGTCGACCCACCGCCGCGGCCTGCCCACGATGAACACCGAGTTCGGCAACGGGCTGGCGGTCAACACCGGCGACGGGCTCAACCTGCTCGCGGTGGACGCCGTGCTGGCCAACCTCGAAACGCTCGGGCTGGCCCGGACGCTGGGGCTCATCCAGGAAGTCATGCACATGTGCCGGGAGTCCATCGAGGGCCAGGCCGTGGAGCTCGGGTGGATCCACCGCCGCGTGGTGCCGACCCGGGACGAGGACTACTTCACCATGAGCACCAAGAAGACCGGCTGGTACACGTGCATCAGCCCGTGCCGGATGGGCGCGGTCTGCGCCGGGATCACCGACCCGGACGTGCTCGGCCGCTTCGACGAGGCGTTCCGGCTGATCGGGATCGCCTTCCAGATCCAGGACGACATCCTCAACCTCGTCGGCGACGAAGCGCTCTACGGCAAGGAAGCCCTGGGCGACCTGCTGGAGGGCAAGCGCACGGTGATGCTGATCCACCTGTTCCGCCACGCCGGCGAACGCGAGCGCGCGCGGCTCAGTCAGCTGCTGCACCAGCGACGGGTCGACAAGTCCCAGGACAACGCCGAAGAGATGCTCGCCGCCATGCGCGAGCACGGCTCCATCGAGTACGCCACCGACCTCGCCGACCGGCTGGCCGCCGAGGGCATCGCCCGGTTCGAGCGCGACCTCGCCATCATCCCGGAGAACGAAGGAAAAGCAGTGCTGCGACAGATCGCCCACTACGTCACCACCCGACCGCTGTGA